The window CATGGAccagaaggtgggccccaatcaTTAGACATACTCATTTTGTTTTACATGCCGTGCACCTGCTAAATCCTTTCAAGTTTcaataaaggcattaaatgagCAGGCAGAGCCAATTGGATAAGGACCCCTGAAAGGAATTCTATTGAGAACGGTCCAAAATATTCAAGTCATGACAATAACCATTTCAGAGGTTTGCTAAGGCCTACACGGCAATCCGTGTACACGCTGACTCACGTGCTATTGTGTACATACGTGGACGtgagatctaatccgtccatcagatgggttCGATCATGGAGATGCCCTGGCCCAAGAGTCCCTTTGGTTAGCTAATCAATATGTGTGTGGGCTTACCAACCTTACCATTTCATGTGTCATGGTCCCGGTTGCATACTCACACAGCCAATAGGGACGTGGCTACTGGATGATGctctgtggccccatcatgatgtatgtgttttatccacaccctccatctattttggatCGTTATTTTAGGAAACAAGCTCAAACAATTAgacagatttaaatctcaggtggacgacgACACAGGcagacagtggtgattgaaaaagCACACCTTTAAAAACCTtctaatgtttactttccatccaacattTGCTTAGCTCACAGGCTTAGaggaacggaaaacacaaatatcaacttatctaAAACTTTCGAAACTCTAAAGAAGTTTTTGTAGGAGTTTAATAGCCACTACTATTTCCCTTAATATGGTCTATCTGATACTTATATTTACTCCATATTCAggttcataacttaaaatgagcaggaaaaatggataaatcatgtgaataaaatacatatctcatgatgggacccaccgagCACTATTCAGTAGCGAGTCCctgaggcaatccgcgtccaccctTCTGTGTCCTTTTTCTGGTGCCAGTTGAAGGCGGATTGTGTGTGtggagggtccaccgtgatgtatctgttgatCCATATGGACAGAgaggataaacagatacatcagggtgggacccTCTACACATCTGCCCGGACGGTGATCCATACAGGCAGGGGAAGGACGCAATCCACGCTAGTGCCAGTTGGGCCAGGTCATGAGCCCACTATCGCGACCCGTAGTCTGTATCAACTACAACACGACCACGTGATCTCTATGTTGCAGATTTACCCTATCCCAAGGAACTCTACCCAAGTGTTTTTACTGCATCTGGTACCATCCAGTAAAGTGTAGGGATCGATCGAACTGAACGGactatcccataggccacccaTTCGATGGACAACCCAATATCCAAAAGATGCAGCAATTGGCTGGTTCAAACCATATTCAAtctacaagtctctctctctctctctctctctctctctctctctaaagaacTGTCTAAAAATGGTGATGTATCAGGGATCTACTGACTTCTGTTAAGTGTGACTTTAAAAATAGGGCACACCCAAGAGGCCATAAACTaattggacggtccggatcgatGGTCAAAGAGAACTCATCAAAGGTTTGCAGTTTGTGGGATCCATACAATATAAATGAGAGGAGCCCGGAAACAGACTAGTATATAAAAACGGAAAAAAAGGTAAAAGAAAGTAGGAATGAAAATTTACTTGTCGCCTACGAGCCTATACATCCTATAAATGAGATCTTCTTCTTGTTCCGTCATGTTAATGAATTCCCACTCAATGCTACTGACTTCTGCAAATACCAACAACAAGAAGAAAgagcaaatgagagagagagagagagagagagagagagagagagagagagagagagagagagagagaccttcaGAGTCGTGGGTAGTGGAGATCTTGGGCTGCTTTCTGCGTCGTTTATCCATAGCAATGTAAGTAACGGAGTAAAGGAATGAGGAGTAGGAGGGAATGAGAGGGAATTGAGAAGAGAGAGATTTTAACTGGTTCTAAAATGGGAAAGAAAGGTGGGAGACGGGGATAAACGGTTGGGAAGTATGGAACGACAGCTGCGACCGAACAAGCTCGCAAACGATCTGGgttgacgagtagttgtcgtgattgaatgttatatatatatatatatatatatatatatatatatatatatatatatatatatatatatatatatatatatatatatatatgaggcatgctcacctacgcacctacgcacgtgtgcaccttttcacacgtgtcatcagtgtcgaatctgaacggtccataagatgaaGAATCCCATGAAACTGCAGGGggtaaattttcaccctgatataagaatctggtgggccatataaaagagaaattcaaatcaagggaagaaactgtttgcatttttcatggcccactgaagtcttggttcaaagtaaaaattggtggTAGAGAGTTTcacgaggttctgcttcatgtggaccgttcagattttcgagactcatcagatatgatgagttctcaaaaaagttcatatgtAGTCCGTACGAACTGGTTTgcaggtgagcgttccgctatatatatatatatatatatatatatatatatatatatatagatatatatatatatatctttttgaCCTTTTAGATATTTAACAAGCAGCTCCCCCATCTCCTGACATTTGTAACCAATAGCCCCTAGTTTGGATTATCACAAGTATCACCCATCTACTGAAGACTGTAGACGGCTCAACgccaaatgacaaaaataccctcacCTCAGGAGTTTGTTTTGCCCACATATGGTGCCTTTATGTACAATTTGTAACTAATTCATCCAGCAAAATCCCTTTACCATAAATATTTGGCACCAAAAGATCAGCTAATCCGATCATCGGACGTATGCACCCAAAACCTCCAGATTTAcctaagtggcccacctgattgttggatccacctgaatcttagggttccttttttttttttccagtgggCTCACAAtggtgaacggattggatgacaaataggcAGTTGGGTAGGCCCACAGGTCTACAACTACTTATAAGTAGGGGTAAAGCTGTTACTTTATACATATAAGAACGGTAAGGGATGTGGATTTGGATACTTTATACATATAAGAATGGTAAGGGATGTGGATTGGATACTGCCTCTGCGTGGGGTGCGGGATTGTGTGGTAccgacctagctagagacggacgtcCTGTCAGGAGGTCCATGGGGCCTACTGCAATATACATATTTTATCggcatcattcattcattttgatgGATCATCGCAGGGCATGATCCGAAACAAGGAGGCAGACAGATGACTGCATAGAAATTGAAAGCTTACTGTTCAAAGCTTCTTTGGGGGCATTAAAGTTGTAGGTCAAACTGATACAAAAAAAGGAtaaagagaaaatataaatataagcttgatacaaaGCTTCTCACTTCCccaaagttttcaacagtaggcctcattgtgtggtgtggtccacttgtgacctggatctgcttattttttaactcatgctctaaaacgaTCTCGACAAATTGATGCAGGgtttgggtataacacatacattatagagGGCTCACGACAGTTTACCACGTCCGCACACCACGGAGGTCGGTGGAGTTTGgaacaccacgcaatccgcttccaagggGCGGGGATGGGAGCGGACTGCCTGTGATCCCGTCTACAGAGACATATCTGTGGCCTGAGTTGTCGGCTTTTTTACTGGCCACGCGTTAAAGCCAGCTGGGGGCCCTGAGTGGGTGGGGGGAGAGCTCCGTTAGAAGATTTGGCACCGTGAGTGTCTCTTCCGTTTGCATTTTTCACTCCCCGCTCTTCTTCTCCCTCTcaatccatctctctctcattcaatcATTTCTCTTAGATATCTTCACATTTCCTAGTACAGTGGGTTCATCTGCCTGAGAAAGGTTTTCACCCCCTCAATAGCTACCTTTCTCACAGATGGTGGATTCATTAGAGCTTTCTTGTTAGTCATCACTAGAGCTTTCGATTGATAATTTCCTTCCCTCTCTCATATCTGGATAATGCCCTATTTACAAAGTTGATTTGGgtcactctttttttttcttttctttttttttcacaaaacaaTTCAGACAGTCTAAATCGCGTATTAAATTACAAATGTCGTTTTTAGAATGCATTTAGGGCTCGTTTAGACCTTTCAAATTGGAATGTATTTGGGGCTCGTTTAGCActttaaattttttctttttttagaaaaagattttaaaattattattattattattattattattattttatacagTTAGGGCTTATTGGACACCTTCTAATTGAAATCCATTTAGTACTCTTTTGTCACCTTCTTCTAATTGGAATGCAGATTGGAATAGTAATTCCGTCATATCTGTTAGGAGAGAGTCCCTGTTTTTCTGACACAGGTCTGacagcttttatatatatatataaaaatataaaattggaAAGTCTTGTTCCCATTAAATGGCCCATgggatggaccccactgtgatgtgttgttGACATCCTTTCCAAAGCAGCACATGTCACATCGTATTGTTAGGTTTAGAGCCTTATAAATAGGCTGATTGGTGATTTAGGTTGGGCACACAAAGGGAAACAGTTGGTATGGAGCTCATGCCCTTGATTTCACCTGATTTGTAAAAAAGCCTGATTTTGCATGCCCTTTTGTGCGGGGCAAATGAAGGGACCAAAAAAATACAAATTCCACATCACAGCATGGTGGGGCCAGAAAATGAATCAATCAAGGGTGGGAATCCCCCTCttaattatttctttttgtgtggCCCAACCGAATTACGaactgacctgatttttgggccctgagCATAACTTCATGGGATACATCCAACGCTTGGCTGAGATGTCAGCAACACTTCACAGTGGTCCCAGTGAGGAATTACtttcaaaacttgaaaacccgactTTGACATTCAGTTGGCTCAAAAGGACTCGAAGACTCCACACGACTCAACCGGTTATTATATAATATGAATTTAGAAAATTAAGGGTAGGAGTAGATATTTAATATTGTTATGATAAGTAATATAaaataggatttttatttattattattattattaattgttattttttaaatGTGAAAATTTGTTGCAAATCCATATTTATCAAAGGATTTATGCAACTATCAAAATACCTTAGTGGTTCTTTTGGAGAAGGGAAATTATCCACGTATCATGGTatgattgttttttttaaaaaagtttttttttttttttttttttttaaagtcagaAAGTTTTTGAAGTCCAGCTTGTCAAACATATGCATCCAATCATAATAATCATACATACGCAGTGATGAACGTGATggggtcgatcaccatcttcctcaaggataactactccgaatcctaCTCATAGAGACttttcaaatccacgaggaaagaaagcaagaaaatataaataaattctaataaatttaaattttaattaatttatgaaataaacgagttcacaaccctttaaatagggatactgaGAGAAAtcgaagcaaactataactaaaattccctaaaattcataacttactataaatagtaaatatgcTTTCATAGAAAGTGTCCTATgtagctt is drawn from Magnolia sinica isolate HGM2019 chromosome 5, MsV1, whole genome shotgun sequence and contains these coding sequences:
- the LOC131245052 gene encoding transcription factor TRY, coding for MDKRRRKQPKISTTHDSEEVSSIEWEFINMTEQEEDLIYRMYRLVGDKWALIAGRIPGRKPEEIERFWIMRHGEGFAGKKEGRDS